A window from Dromaius novaehollandiae isolate bDroNov1 chromosome 1, bDroNov1.hap1, whole genome shotgun sequence encodes these proteins:
- the A4GALT gene encoding lactosylceramide 4-alpha-galactosyltransferase, protein MGARMLRMPSCLLKLTRVMLNHRLGALFIIVFKFLSFASILLYWRIVEDPKGRGQVYSLPVEIHCAHSVPSPPRAAAGGPPPPPGDVFFVETSERTNPNYLFMCSVESAARTHPGTRVVVLMKGLANRNASLPNHWGFSLLSCFPNVEIRPLDLQELFSGTPLAEWYLQAQQRWEPYFLPILSDACRIAIMWKFGGIYLDTDFIVLKNLKNLTNALGTQSKYVLNGAFLSFKPKHKFIELCMQDFVENYNSWIWGHQGPQLLTRVFKKWCSIRSLRSSRSCKGVSALPREAFYPIRWQDWKKYFEVVSSSELHQLFKNTYAVHVWNKKSQGTRLEITSKALLAQLHSHFCPATYDIMKKDAGRQ, encoded by the coding sequence ATGGGAGCGAGGATGCTCAGGATGCCCAGCTGTCTGCTAAAACTGACCAGAGTGATGCTGAACCACAGGCTTGGGGCCCTGTTTATCATCGTCTTTAAGTTCTTGTCCTTTGCCTCCATCCTGTTGTACTGGAGAATCGTGGAGGACCCGAAGGGCAGGGGCCAGGTGTACAGCTTGCCTGTTGAGATCCACTGTGCTCACTCTGTGCCATCTCCCCCCCGTGCCGCTGCTGGTgggccccctcctcccccgggGGACGTGTTTTTTGTGGAGACCTCAGAGCGAACCAACCCAAACTACCTGTTCATGTGCTCTGTGGAATCGGCAGCTCGGACACACCCTGGGACAAGGGTTGTGGTGCTCATGAAAGGCTTGGCAAACAGAAACGCCTCGCTACCCAACCACTGGGGCTTCTCATTACTGAGCTGCTTCCCCAATGTGGAAATCCGGCCCCTGGACTTGCAGGAGCTTTTCTCTGGGACGCCCCTTGCAGAGTGGTATTTGCAGGCTCAGCAGCGCTgggagccttatttcttacccaTCCTGTCTGATGCCTGCAGAATTGCCATCATGTGGAAATTTGGTGGCATCTACCTTGACACGGACTTCATTGTGCTTAAGAACTTAAAGAACCTCACCAATGCACTCGGTACCCAGTCCAAGTATGTGCTGAATGGGGCCTTCTTGTCCTTTAAACCCAAGCACAAGTTCATCGAGCTTTGCATGCAGGACTTTGTGGAGAACTACAACAGCTGGATCTGGGGGCATCAGGGCCCACAGCTCCTAACACGTGTCTTCAAGAAGTGGTGCTCTATCAGGAGTCTTAGGAGCAGTAGGAGCTGCAAAGGGGTGAGTGCTCTGCCCCGGGAAGCTTTTTATCCCATCCGGTGGCAGGACTGGAAGAAGTACTTTGAAGTGGTCAGCTCCTCAGAGCTTCATCAGCTCTTCAAGAACACCTATGCAGTGCATGTATGGAACAAGAAGAGCCAAGGGACGAGGCTAGAGATCACATCCAAGGCTTTGCTGGCTCAGCTACATTCTCATTTCTGCCCTGCCACGTACGACATCATGAAGAAGGATGCTGGGCGGCAGTGA